From the genome of Desulfotignum phosphitoxidans DSM 13687, one region includes:
- a CDS encoding aldehyde ferredoxin oxidoreductase family protein, with the protein MNTLAGSALPKDTHDNRTQNAMIPFNRFGRLLMVDLTRRICRRDDCPDDALPFLGGRGFNAWYLYRHLKPGIDPLGPENRLLFSAGLLTGSAAPCSARLHVNALSPLTGILGSANIGGYVGAWLRSCNLASIVIRGASPEPVYLYVDETSARLMPAEDLWGLDVFAVQDRLRQIHAPEKVRILTIGPGGENQVRFAAIMTEKDHAAGRTGLGAVMGAKHLKAVVIAKGSHKHLPADTPPKKQAVKTYVNLVKTAPEFSFFSKYGGAGYLSWVNEFGIMGAKNYTEIGVSDISSIDGRNLAKQIVRSSGCAKCPVQCKADLVMDPAKPEEVSTRPEFEPVINFGPKCGLSDMAAIIRLDNLCNRLGVDTTSTASVIAFAMDLNEKGLMPDALKQDLDLSWGHTQTMEILIHRIVDGTTPLGRILSKGVRQAAKQIGDGAPARAAHVKGLELTAYHPNAIMGTALGYAVSSRGGDYNNVYASLEYSWSKEQAIKEFGTALAVDIHATEAKGRLIRKAVVTNILVDTIGLCKVPVLSLLKSFNLEPEIALVNALADTHVSLKQLTDTGLAIAAMERRFNLRHAQTPVSDNLPDMFFSRNDNPSGLTRTSFTAMLAEFYQAMGWDENGVPPAPDAMKKTEPMKATEPMM; encoded by the coding sequence ATGAATACCCTAGCAGGCAGCGCCCTTCCCAAGGACACACACGACAACCGGACACAAAACGCCATGATCCCGTTCAACCGTTTCGGCAGGCTTTTGATGGTAGACCTGACCCGGCGGATATGCCGGCGGGATGACTGCCCGGATGACGCGCTGCCGTTTCTGGGGGGCAGAGGATTCAATGCCTGGTATTTGTATCGCCACCTGAAACCCGGTATCGATCCTTTAGGGCCGGAGAACCGGCTGCTGTTTTCCGCAGGCCTGCTCACCGGTTCCGCAGCCCCGTGCAGCGCCCGGCTCCATGTGAATGCATTATCCCCGCTGACCGGGATTCTGGGCAGTGCCAACATCGGCGGATATGTCGGTGCCTGGCTGCGGTCCTGCAACCTGGCATCCATTGTCATCCGGGGTGCATCCCCTGAGCCGGTCTATCTGTATGTGGATGAAACCTCCGCCAGACTGATGCCGGCCGAAGATCTGTGGGGACTGGATGTGTTTGCCGTCCAGGACCGGCTCCGGCAAATCCATGCACCTGAAAAAGTCCGAATCCTGACCATCGGGCCGGGAGGTGAAAATCAGGTCCGGTTTGCCGCCATCATGACGGAAAAAGACCATGCCGCCGGCCGCACGGGTTTGGGCGCAGTCATGGGGGCCAAGCATCTGAAAGCGGTTGTGATTGCCAAAGGGTCCCACAAACATTTGCCGGCCGACACCCCCCCCAAAAAACAGGCCGTGAAAACATATGTCAATCTGGTGAAAACCGCCCCGGAATTTTCATTCTTCTCCAAATATGGCGGGGCCGGTTATCTGTCATGGGTCAATGAGTTCGGTATCATGGGTGCCAAAAATTACACAGAAATCGGTGTGTCTGACATCTCATCCATTGACGGACGCAACCTGGCAAAACAGATCGTCCGGTCGTCCGGGTGCGCCAAGTGTCCGGTCCAGTGCAAGGCCGATCTGGTGATGGATCCGGCAAAACCGGAAGAGGTGTCCACCCGGCCGGAATTTGAACCGGTCATCAATTTCGGTCCCAAATGCGGACTGTCGGACATGGCGGCCATTATCCGGCTGGACAACCTGTGCAACCGGCTGGGCGTGGACACCACATCCACGGCATCGGTGATTGCATTTGCCATGGACCTGAACGAGAAAGGGTTGATGCCGGATGCGCTCAAACAGGACCTGGATCTGTCCTGGGGCCATACCCAAACCATGGAAATCCTGATTCACCGGATTGTCGACGGCACCACCCCGCTGGGCCGGATCCTGTCCAAAGGGGTCCGGCAGGCCGCAAAACAGATCGGGGATGGCGCGCCCGCACGGGCCGCCCATGTCAAAGGCCTGGAACTGACCGCATACCATCCTAACGCCATTATGGGAACGGCCTTAGGATATGCCGTGTCCAGCCGGGGCGGGGATTACAACAATGTGTATGCCTCCCTGGAATACAGCTGGTCCAAGGAACAGGCCATCAAGGAGTTCGGAACCGCCCTGGCCGTGGATATCCATGCCACTGAGGCCAAAGGCCGGCTGATCCGCAAAGCCGTGGTCACCAATATTCTGGTGGATACGATAGGGCTTTGCAAAGTCCCGGTCCTCTCTTTGCTGAAATCGTTCAACCTGGAACCGGAAATCGCTCTGGTCAATGCCCTGGCAGATACCCATGTCTCATTGAAACAATTGACGGATACGGGCCTGGCAATCGCGGCCATGGAAAGGCGTTTCAATCTGCGCCACGCCCAAACCCCCGTTTCAGATAATCTCCCGGACATGTTTTTTTCACGAAACGACAACCCTTCCGGGCTGACCAGAACATCGTTCACGGCCATGCTGGCTGAATTTTATCAGGCCATGGGGTGGGACGAAAACGGGGTGCCGCCGGCCCCGGATGCCATGAAAAAAACAGAACCCATGAAAGCAACAGAACCAATGATGTAA
- the acnA gene encoding aconitate hydratase AcnA, translating to MEKNQFQKTIEVGKKKITIYDINRLKDVMGVPDIGRLPFSIKILVENLLRKLDGRIVTEKDLLNIATWKKQYKTPVEIPYHPARVLMQDFTGVPAVVDLAAMRDAVKALGGDPARINPLAPVELVVDHSVQVDYYGTGSAITKNVAKEYERNQERYSLLKWAQKSFKNFNVVPPNSGICHQVNLEHLGRVFIMDTEAQDLLAYPDTLVGTDSHTPMINGIGVMGWGVGGIEAEAVMLGQPYYMSVPEVIGVRLIGNLKKGVTATDLVLTITEILRNEKVVEKFVEYFGPGMKHLSVTDRATIANMTPEYGATLGFFPIDEKTIEYLELTNRAEQAAVAEACARALGLFCTQDSEPVYTKVVEIDLSRVEPCLAGPARPQDRIPLGDLKSGFAQVLGCEYHRDAEPENLSKFIDESGCETRRAPKCVPVSKRQIDLEINERPLKLGDGCVVIAAITSCTNTSNPSVMLGAGLIAKAAVEKGLKIPSYVKTSLAPGSKVVVDYLEDAGLLPYLEALGFHVAGFGCTTCIGNSGPLHPEIEKAIADNDLNVVSVLSGNRNFEARIHQSVKGNYLASPMLVVAFAIAGRIDINVNTEPVGFDPNNEPVYLEDIWPSDDQIRKLVQKHVKQAFFRKEYDKIFAGDQFWQDLDVTKSTTFTWNDPSTYIKNPPYFENFKKETDKPEDISEANALVLLGDSVTTDHISPAGAIPEEYPAGQYLIHNQVKPEEFNSYGARRGNHEVMMRGTFGNIRIKNQMAGVREGSFTLKFPSGQEKFIYDAAMAYQKENKPLVILGGKEYGTGSSRDWAAKGTALLGVKAIIAESYERIHRSNLVGMGVLPLVFENGESWRSLGLDGSETFSIKGIANMTPRKTLEVTARKTNGIQVQFLVTARLDTVVDVEYFENNGILPCILRKLLKMESQA from the coding sequence ATGGAAAAAAATCAATTTCAAAAGACCATTGAAGTCGGCAAAAAAAAGATAACGATTTATGACATCAATCGGTTAAAAGACGTAATGGGCGTTCCGGATATCGGCAGACTCCCTTTTTCCATTAAAATTCTTGTGGAAAATCTGCTTCGAAAACTGGATGGCCGGATTGTCACTGAAAAAGACCTTTTAAACATTGCAACGTGGAAAAAACAATACAAAACCCCCGTGGAAATACCTTATCATCCGGCCCGCGTGCTGATGCAGGATTTTACAGGGGTTCCGGCGGTCGTGGATCTGGCAGCCATGCGGGATGCGGTCAAGGCCCTGGGCGGTGATCCTGCCAGGATCAATCCGCTGGCACCCGTGGAACTGGTAGTGGATCATTCCGTGCAGGTGGATTATTACGGGACCGGCAGTGCCATCACCAAAAATGTGGCCAAAGAGTATGAGAGAAACCAGGAACGGTATTCGCTTTTAAAATGGGCCCAGAAAAGTTTTAAAAACTTTAACGTGGTGCCGCCCAACTCCGGCATATGCCATCAGGTAAACCTCGAGCATCTGGGACGGGTCTTTATCATGGATACAGAGGCACAAGATTTGCTGGCCTACCCGGATACACTGGTGGGCACGGATTCTCACACCCCCATGATCAACGGGATCGGGGTGATGGGATGGGGGGTTGGCGGCATAGAAGCGGAAGCCGTGATGCTGGGGCAGCCTTATTACATGTCTGTTCCTGAAGTCATCGGTGTCAGGCTGATCGGGAACTTGAAAAAAGGCGTGACAGCGACCGATCTGGTATTGACCATTACGGAAATTTTGAGAAACGAAAAAGTGGTGGAAAAATTTGTCGAGTATTTTGGTCCGGGGATGAAACACCTGTCAGTCACGGACCGGGCCACCATCGCGAACATGACCCCGGAATATGGGGCCACCCTTGGGTTTTTCCCCATTGATGAAAAAACCATTGAATATCTGGAACTGACCAACCGCGCGGAACAGGCAGCTGTGGCGGAAGCGTGTGCCAGGGCCTTAGGTCTTTTTTGCACCCAAGACAGCGAACCGGTTTATACCAAAGTGGTGGAAATTGATTTATCCAGGGTTGAACCCTGCCTGGCAGGGCCTGCCCGGCCCCAGGACCGTATTCCCCTGGGTGACTTGAAATCCGGCTTTGCCCAGGTACTGGGATGTGAATACCACCGGGATGCAGAACCGGAAAATCTGTCTAAATTTATCGACGAATCCGGGTGTGAAACCCGGCGTGCGCCAAAATGTGTGCCTGTCAGCAAGCGGCAGATCGATCTGGAAATCAACGAAAGACCTTTGAAGCTGGGTGACGGGTGTGTCGTAATCGCGGCCATCACTTCCTGCACCAATACGTCCAACCCTTCGGTCATGCTCGGTGCCGGGCTTATTGCCAAGGCAGCCGTTGAAAAAGGCCTTAAAATTCCTTCCTATGTCAAAACGTCACTGGCCCCGGGATCAAAGGTGGTGGTTGATTACCTTGAGGATGCCGGACTGTTGCCATACCTGGAAGCACTTGGCTTTCATGTGGCCGGGTTTGGGTGTACCACATGCATTGGCAACAGCGGTCCGCTTCATCCGGAGATTGAAAAGGCCATTGCCGATAACGACTTAAACGTCGTATCGGTATTGTCGGGCAACCGAAACTTTGAAGCCAGAATTCACCAGAGCGTAAAAGGCAACTATCTTGCTTCGCCCATGCTGGTTGTGGCGTTTGCCATTGCCGGAAGAATCGATATCAACGTGAACACGGAACCCGTGGGATTTGATCCCAACAATGAACCCGTGTACCTTGAAGATATCTGGCCGTCGGATGACCAGATCCGAAAGCTGGTTCAAAAACATGTGAAACAGGCATTTTTCAGGAAAGAATATGATAAAATTTTTGCCGGTGACCAATTCTGGCAGGATCTGGATGTCACAAAAAGCACCACATTCACATGGAATGACCCATCCACGTATATTAAAAATCCCCCTTATTTTGAAAATTTCAAGAAGGAAACAGACAAGCCCGAAGATATTTCAGAGGCAAATGCCCTTGTTTTACTGGGAGATTCAGTCACCACGGACCATATTTCGCCTGCCGGCGCCATCCCTGAAGAATATCCCGCGGGTCAGTATCTGATCCACAATCAGGTCAAACCTGAAGAATTCAATTCCTATGGGGCGCGCCGAGGAAACCATGAAGTCATGATGCGCGGCACATTCGGAAATATCCGGATAAAAAATCAGATGGCCGGCGTCAGGGAAGGCAGTTTTACCTTGAAGTTCCCATCGGGCCAGGAAAAATTCATCTATGATGCAGCCATGGCATATCAAAAAGAAAATAAGCCGCTGGTGATATTGGGGGGGAAAGAATACGGCACGGGGTCATCCCGGGACTGGGCAGCCAAAGGAACCGCCCTTTTGGGGGTGAAAGCGATCATTGCCGAATCCTACGAAAGAATTCACCGCAGCAATCTGGTGGGCATGGGGGTGCTTCCTTTGGTCTTCGAAAACGGTGAAAGCTGGAGAAGTCTGGGTCTGGACGGCTCTGAAACGTTTTCAATCAAAGGGATCGCAAACATGACGCCACGAAAGACCCTGGAAGTGACGGCCCGGAAAACCAATGGCATTCAGGTCCAATTTTTAGTCACTGCCCGCCTGGATACGGTGGTGGATGTGGAATATTTTGAAAACAATGGCATCCTGCCGTGTATTTTAAGAAAACTTTTGAAAATGGAATCACAGGCATAA
- the speD gene encoding adenosylmethionine decarboxylase yields the protein MLNKNLKMTGDVQDNNFFALGRQVTIEYYECGATAFLDAVRVEDALLKAAKDSNATIISSSFHQFEPQGVSGVVVIAESHFTIHAWPEHDYAAVDIFTCGDNINLEAAITSMKESFESKNVLISSDQNRGIISKPFAKQHIGQTLKHSNTHPISWKKDYEQKNPWGVLSSIDIYDSDPDIIRDADKIKQFVHELCDKIEMKRFGECQVVHFGEDERVEGFSMTQLIETSLISGHFANADNTVYLDVFSCKFYDPREVAEFAMSFFKGGHYKMQLALRQ from the coding sequence ATGCTGAACAAAAACCTTAAAATGACCGGTGATGTCCAGGACAATAATTTTTTTGCCCTGGGACGGCAGGTGACCATTGAATACTATGAATGCGGCGCCACGGCCTTTCTGGATGCGGTCCGTGTTGAAGACGCCCTGCTGAAAGCGGCAAAGGACAGCAATGCCACCATCATCAGTTCCTCGTTCCATCAATTTGAGCCCCAGGGCGTCAGCGGTGTGGTGGTGATCGCGGAATCCCATTTCACCATCCACGCCTGGCCGGAGCATGACTATGCGGCCGTGGACATTTTCACCTGTGGTGACAATATCAACCTGGAAGCCGCCATTACCTCCATGAAAGAATCGTTTGAATCAAAAAATGTGCTGATCTCTTCGGATCAGAACCGGGGAATTATCTCCAAGCCTTTTGCGAAACAGCATATTGGACAGACCCTGAAACATTCAAACACCCACCCCATTTCCTGGAAAAAGGATTATGAGCAGAAAAACCCCTGGGGGGTTCTGTCTTCCATCGATATCTATGACAGTGATCCGGACATCATCCGGGATGCCGACAAAATCAAACAGTTTGTGCATGAACTGTGTGACAAAATCGAGATGAAACGGTTCGGCGAGTGCCAGGTGGTCCATTTTGGCGAAGATGAGCGGGTGGAAGGGTTCAGCATGACCCAGCTGATTGAAACCTCCCTGATTTCCGGCCATTTTGCCAATGCCGACAATACCGTTTACCTGGATGTGTTCAGCTGCAAATTTTACGACCCCCGGGAGGTGGCGGAGTTTGCCATGTCGTTTTTCAAAGGCGGTCATTACAAAATGCAGCTGGCGTTACGTCAGTAA
- a CDS encoding 5' nucleotidase, NT5C type produces MKRIYVDLDDVISRTTDTYSAVIEQEFGRQVRFEDLNCFDLKVSFQLTEKEYRHFFDRIHQPDMLMNFDPVPGAGETMARWIDAGHRVDIVTGRPPLARETSLAWLDRQKIPFSEFIMVDKYNRCEEHHPGVISKTQLMARPYDLAVEDSLDTALFLAKHMAVPVLLYDRPWNARPVMYPNIFRVESWRQIAVNWNFSPVGS; encoded by the coding sequence ATGAAACGAATATACGTGGATCTGGATGATGTGATTTCCAGAACAACCGATACTTACAGTGCCGTCATTGAACAGGAATTCGGCAGGCAGGTCCGGTTCGAGGACCTGAACTGTTTTGATTTGAAGGTGTCATTTCAACTGACGGAAAAGGAATACCGGCATTTTTTCGACCGGATTCACCAGCCCGACATGTTGATGAACTTTGACCCGGTCCCCGGAGCCGGGGAGACGATGGCCCGCTGGATCGATGCCGGCCACCGGGTGGACATTGTCACGGGCCGGCCTCCTTTGGCCCGGGAAACGTCTCTGGCCTGGCTGGACCGGCAGAAAATCCCCTTTTCCGAATTCATCATGGTGGATAAATACAACCGGTGCGAAGAACATCACCCCGGGGTGATCTCTAAAACCCAGCTGATGGCCCGTCCGTATGATCTGGCCGTGGAAGATTCCCTGGACACGGCCCTGTTTCTGGCCAAACACATGGCCGTGCCCGTCCTGCTGTATGATCGTCCATGGAACGCCCGGCCGGTGATGTATCCGAACATCTTCCGGGTGGAATCGTGGCGGCAGATTGCCGTTAATTGGAATTTTTCACCCGTTGGGTCTTGA
- the speE gene encoding spermidine synthase has protein sequence MKHTRHVKDGWFYETCPMWPGMALSLEIKNILYDEKSLFQHIQVFETQNHGKMLALDGIIQLTQFDEFSYQEMLAHVPLFAHPNPETILVIGGGDGGILREAGRHTCVTTMDFCEIDDMVIQVSKQFLPDLACGFDDPRVNVFIGDGAAFVREKTGVYDVIIVDSSDPIGPGEVLFKQPFYECLKNALKPGGIIATQGESIFLHKDCVINLAKITRDLFDRQAYASFMVPTYPGGNIGICLGSLGPDLTRPARKIDPGIQEQLKYYSPEIHKAAFVLPYFARKMLEHL, from the coding sequence ATGAAACACACCCGACATGTCAAAGACGGCTGGTTTTATGAAACCTGCCCCATGTGGCCCGGCATGGCCCTGTCCCTTGAAATCAAAAATATTCTGTATGATGAAAAAAGCTTGTTCCAGCATATCCAGGTGTTTGAGACCCAGAATCATGGAAAAATGCTGGCCCTGGACGGCATCATTCAATTGACCCAGTTCGACGAATTCAGTTACCAGGAGATGCTGGCGCACGTTCCGTTGTTTGCCCATCCCAATCCTGAAACCATCCTGGTGATCGGCGGAGGAGACGGCGGCATTTTGCGGGAAGCGGGCCGCCATACCTGTGTCACAACCATGGATTTCTGTGAAATCGATGACATGGTGATCCAGGTGTCCAAACAGTTTTTACCGGATCTGGCCTGTGGATTTGACGATCCCCGGGTGAACGTTTTCATCGGAGACGGGGCCGCGTTTGTCAGGGAAAAAACCGGTGTGTATGACGTGATCATTGTGGATTCGTCCGATCCCATCGGCCCCGGAGAGGTGCTGTTCAAACAACCGTTTTACGAATGCCTGAAAAATGCCCTCAAACCCGGGGGGATTATCGCCACCCAGGGGGAATCCATTTTTCTTCACAAGGACTGTGTCATCAACCTGGCGAAAATCACCCGGGATTTGTTTGATCGTCAGGCCTATGCCAGCTTTATGGTGCCCACCTACCCCGGCGGAAACATCGGTATCTGCCTGGGATCACTGGGACCGGACCTGACCCGGCCGGCAAGAAAAATCGATCCCGGGATTCAGGAACAATTGAAATACTATTCCCCGGAAATTCACAAAGCCGCTTTTGTGCTGCCTTATTTTGCCCGAAAAATGCTTGAGCACCTATGA
- a CDS encoding GGDEF domain-containing protein produces MKMAFQRQRLSRRVVNDLQKRSTAGVFFYMLVPPVLFFTDGYILRHLTASLVFLSIFTLICLFRLIHVHISKKAPDTRRHDTWHKAVFVVSILLTALAWGVGSAIFLLYSDERTIHLLMIICTVGFCAGGVISFMPVLYLAVAYNFLMLVPAIAAVFIGRDAPSLGIAMILYSVYLVLISLRGNHEYWNALENEYLLEEKTRELEITSRTDVLTGLYNRRHFDELFEREWGLCSRRKSPLTLLICDIDHFKKVNDTYGHPAGDEYLKLISRLIQQVFQRETDLVARYGGEEFVVLLPDRDAEHTRELAQRLGKKIEAAVLEYNKEKIQTTISQGVTSCIPAPDMDRDVLLTRADNAMYEAKNAGRNKIMVDMQ; encoded by the coding sequence ATGAAAATGGCGTTTCAACGACAGCGGCTGAGCAGAAGAGTGGTCAATGACCTGCAAAAAAGGTCCACGGCCGGGGTGTTTTTTTACATGCTGGTGCCGCCCGTCCTGTTTTTCACGGACGGTTATATTCTGCGACATTTAACGGCCAGCCTGGTATTCTTAAGCATTTTTACTCTTATCTGCCTGTTTCGTCTGATCCATGTCCATATTTCAAAAAAAGCGCCGGACACCCGGCGTCACGACACATGGCACAAAGCCGTCTTTGTTGTCAGTATTTTGTTGACCGCCCTGGCATGGGGGGTGGGGTCTGCAATTTTTTTGCTGTACAGTGACGAACGGACCATCCATCTGCTGATGATCATCTGCACGGTGGGGTTCTGTGCCGGGGGTGTGATCTCTTTTATGCCCGTTTTGTATCTGGCCGTCGCCTATAATTTTCTGATGCTGGTGCCTGCCATTGCAGCCGTGTTCATTGGCCGGGATGCCCCCTCTCTGGGCATTGCCATGATCCTGTATTCCGTCTACCTGGTGCTGATCTCCCTGCGGGGCAACCATGAATACTGGAATGCGCTGGAAAATGAATATCTGCTGGAGGAAAAAACCCGGGAATTGGAAATCACCAGCCGGACGGATGTGTTGACGGGATTATACAACCGCCGGCATTTTGATGAGCTGTTTGAACGGGAATGGGGGCTGTGCAGCCGGAGAAAAAGTCCGTTGACTCTGTTGATATGCGATATCGATCATTTTAAAAAGGTCAATGACACTTACGGGCATCCGGCAGGGGATGAATATCTCAAACTCATCAGCCGGCTGATACAGCAGGTGTTTCAGCGGGAAACCGATTTGGTGGCCCGGTATGGCGGCGAGGAGTTTGTGGTGCTTCTGCCGGACAGGGATGCTGAACATACCCGTGAACTGGCCCAGCGCTTAGGTAAAAAAATTGAAGCCGCCGTGCTGGAATACAACAAAGAAAAAATTCAGACCACCATCAGCCAGGGGGTCACCTCCTGCATTCCGGCACCGGATATGGACCGGGATGTGCTTCTCACCCGGGCCGACAACGCCATGTATGAGGCCAAGAATGCCGGCCGGAACAAAATTATGGTGGATATGCAGTAA
- a CDS encoding ATP-binding cassette domain-containing protein — protein MKIIQAQTDHVYIEQFLALPGQAWTFLGTNRSGIDDLFDLVSGRQIKGRVAERSLPDQPGVVSFKDQQAVYESELKKDDTDFMDRLDPGTSARDFLEDIEHHAELIQALGMTDSLDKGYRQLSTGQTRKLLLLAPITRGTTCLVIQAPFDGLDPDSCKELDRAMCHLFSKGIQILMFVYNPADIPSWTTHIGVVANGGLVFQGPADQVPASCLARTSRPDFQATVQDFFPADETRSEAHEKKKLVRLHRCTAGYGGRAVFTDLSLAVDQGDHTLITGPNGTGKSTLLQVITGDHPACYTCDLTLFNIRRGTGESIWDIKQHMGIVSPDLHRNFRVPGSALACILSGLFDSIGLYNPVTDSQKNRAMTWLSRLNMASMASMPFRDLTFADQRLALIARALIKGPKLLILDEPTQGLDTPNRNAVLDFLTLVAKDHLSTILYVSHREDECRDFFVQHVTMVPPGR, from the coding sequence ATGAAAATTATCCAGGCACAAACAGACCATGTGTATATTGAACAGTTCCTGGCCCTGCCCGGCCAGGCCTGGACCTTTCTGGGAACCAACCGGTCCGGTATCGACGATCTGTTTGATCTGGTGTCCGGCAGGCAGATCAAAGGCCGGGTGGCGGAACGGTCACTGCCGGATCAGCCCGGTGTGGTATCCTTCAAGGACCAGCAGGCTGTGTATGAGTCTGAGCTGAAAAAAGATGACACCGATTTCATGGACCGGCTGGATCCCGGCACATCTGCCAGGGATTTTCTGGAAGATATCGAGCATCATGCGGAGCTGATCCAGGCCCTGGGCATGACAGACAGCCTGGACAAAGGCTATCGTCAGCTGTCCACGGGTCAGACCCGGAAACTGCTGCTGCTGGCCCCCATCACCAGGGGAACGACCTGTCTGGTGATCCAGGCCCCGTTTGACGGCCTGGATCCGGACAGCTGCAAAGAGCTGGACAGGGCCATGTGTCACTTGTTTTCCAAGGGGATTCAGATCCTGATGTTTGTTTACAACCCGGCAGACATTCCGTCATGGACCACCCATATAGGCGTTGTGGCCAATGGCGGCCTTGTGTTTCAGGGTCCTGCGGATCAGGTGCCGGCTTCCTGCCTGGCCCGGACCTCCCGGCCGGATTTTCAGGCCACGGTTCAGGATTTTTTCCCGGCAGACGAGACACGTTCTGAAGCGCATGAAAAAAAGAAACTGGTCCGGCTCCACCGCTGCACGGCCGGTTATGGGGGAAGGGCCGTGTTCACGGATCTGAGCCTGGCCGTGGACCAGGGGGACCACACCCTGATCACCGGCCCCAACGGCACGGGCAAATCCACCCTGCTCCAGGTGATCACCGGGGACCATCCGGCCTGCTACACCTGTGATCTGACCTTGTTTAACATCCGGAGGGGCACGGGAGAATCCATCTGGGACATCAAACAGCACATGGGCATTGTCAGCCCGGACCTGCACCGCAACTTCCGGGTGCCGGGCAGTGCGCTGGCCTGTATTCTTTCCGGGCTGTTCGATTCCATCGGCCTGTACAATCCCGTGACCGACAGTCAGAAAAACCGGGCCATGACCTGGCTGTCCCGGCTGAACATGGCATCGATGGCTTCAATGCCTTTCCGGGATCTGACCTTTGCGGACCAGCGCCTGGCGCTCATCGCCCGGGCCCTGATCAAAGGGCCGAAGCTGCTGATTTTAGACGAACCCACCCAGGGGCTGGATACGCCCAACCGAAATGCGGTGCTGGATTTTCTGACCCTTGTGGCCAAAGACCATTTGAGTACCATTCTTTACGTGAGTCACCGGGAAGACGAGTGCCGGGATTTCTTTGTGCAGCATGTCACAATGGTGCCGCCGGGCCGGTGA